The following proteins come from a genomic window of Aquimarina sp. MAR_2010_214:
- a CDS encoding T9SS type A sorting domain-containing protein gives MKKIILLVSFMGLSFLGNSQVDTPNVDTKNKRLIFSSEKHLKDFMKFHTSDDSEDQLINVVSSLESKGFESLLNEAKKLEYYKQNLIDIPDGNIEEDPLIGDDRLARLLNYNREIVVGGNVYKYESNGLYFTNDINGDMKQKVSAKKNLAKSYSNLPSKTINNSKVYDLGDNVSFFSFDYQNSINNKTSVVPENFDAKSINTDIYAPPYTLENCNFDDSGFFESLLPGSSETCNNYIDSDRRIKTKFSNQNYLLFSSVYAKVKSQKKKKFLGITTWKRDNFCKYLEMGRTVVIKYPIEYPSPPVFTHNFLIKDNGYNRVIDINGNTVYSGIEEVSNVFETFPFDASSFNYEIYFYVSTYNPKPKDINRLISEGLKGLLKSLGKSFDDLFGKDANTNVGMTIDTPDGIYFTEYGEKRRKYGISRISKTYDVNFKLKLSTNGDNFFGDLIKVKPKDVLNAKTYEVTVVDIYGFGSYGGSIYGSRIVKGDLNDENSNGIDSDGDGVPDHEDFCRFQKGVKKYGGCPYSLIDRQSLYASRVNKHVDVIPSKSSSNIQTFGACYELELKSADYPSIVNEVQGGIYPKYDIVAGKEILIKGEANVHIKPAGNTKSITLRVQKDPCDIITPVKVQKSLNTSVSSSNFSSKKDSDSEKSDSFLFYPNPISDVLNLVHKKGVLSWVIRNNQGQEVLVSNNDKEASIKINTSTLGLGIYFLNVTISDGKVINKIIVKE, from the coding sequence ATGAAGAAAATTATTTTATTAGTAAGCTTTATGGGGTTATCATTTTTAGGGAACTCTCAAGTAGATACTCCTAATGTGGATACGAAAAATAAAAGATTGATTTTTAGCTCAGAAAAACACTTGAAAGATTTTATGAAATTTCATACCTCTGATGATTCAGAAGATCAGTTGATTAATGTGGTTTCATCTTTAGAAAGTAAAGGTTTCGAAAGTTTGTTAAATGAAGCTAAAAAGTTAGAATACTATAAACAAAATCTCATAGATATTCCAGATGGAAATATAGAAGAAGATCCTTTAATTGGAGACGATAGGTTGGCACGTTTGCTTAATTATAATAGAGAGATTGTGGTAGGCGGAAATGTTTATAAATATGAATCCAATGGTTTGTATTTTACTAATGATATCAATGGTGATATGAAGCAAAAAGTAAGTGCAAAAAAAAACTTAGCAAAATCATATAGTAATCTCCCGTCTAAAACGATAAATAATAGTAAAGTATATGACTTAGGTGATAATGTGAGTTTTTTTAGTTTTGATTATCAAAATTCTATTAATAATAAAACCTCGGTTGTTCCTGAAAATTTTGATGCTAAATCAATCAATACCGATATCTATGCACCTCCTTACACTTTAGAAAATTGCAATTTTGATGATTCTGGTTTTTTTGAATCATTACTTCCAGGGAGTTCTGAAACTTGTAATAATTATATTGACTCCGATAGAAGAATTAAAACAAAATTCTCTAACCAGAATTATTTATTGTTTTCTTCTGTCTATGCTAAAGTAAAATCACAAAAGAAGAAGAAGTTTTTAGGAATTACTACATGGAAAAGAGATAATTTTTGCAAGTATTTAGAAATGGGGAGGACTGTAGTTATTAAATACCCTATAGAGTATCCTTCTCCTCCTGTATTTACCCATAATTTTTTAATAAAAGACAATGGCTATAATAGAGTTATTGATATTAATGGGAATACTGTATATAGTGGTATTGAGGAGGTTAGTAATGTTTTTGAGACATTTCCATTTGATGCAAGCTCATTTAATTATGAAATTTATTTTTATGTAAGCACTTATAATCCAAAACCAAAAGATATAAATAGACTTATTTCAGAAGGATTAAAAGGTTTGCTGAAAAGCCTAGGGAAAAGTTTTGATGATCTTTTTGGGAAAGATGCCAATACAAATGTAGGAATGACAATTGATACACCAGATGGGATTTATTTTACAGAATATGGAGAAAAAAGGCGTAAATATGGAATTTCAAGAATTTCAAAAACTTATGATGTAAACTTTAAATTGAAGCTTTCTACAAATGGGGATAATTTTTTTGGTGATTTGATTAAAGTAAAACCAAAAGATGTGTTAAACGCTAAAACCTATGAAGTTACTGTTGTTGATATATATGGATTTGGTAGTTATGGTGGCAGTATTTATGGTAGTAGAATTGTTAAAGGAGATTTAAATGATGAGAATTCTAATGGGATAGATTCTGATGGAGATGGAGTGCCGGATCATGAAGATTTTTGCAGATTTCAAAAAGGTGTCAAAAAATATGGAGGATGTCCATATTCTCTTATAGATAGACAATCATTATATGCAAGTAGGGTGAATAAGCATGTTGATGTAATTCCGTCAAAATCATCTTCTAATATTCAAACATTTGGAGCTTGTTATGAATTAGAGCTTAAATCAGCCGATTATCCTTCTATTGTAAATGAAGTTCAGGGTGGGATTTATCCAAAGTATGATATTGTTGCTGGTAAGGAGATTTTGATAAAAGGAGAAGCTAATGTGCACATAAAACCGGCAGGTAATACAAAAAGTATAACTCTTAGGGTTCAAAAAGATCCATGTGATATTATTACGCCAGTTAAAGTTCAAAAATCATTAAATACTAGCGTAAGTAGTAGTAATTTTTCATCAAAAAAAGACTCTGATTCAGAAAAATCTGATTCTTTTTTATTTTATCCAAACCCTATTTCAGATGTCTTAAATCTGGTGCATAAAAAAGGTGTTTTAAGCTGGGTAATAAGAAACAACCAAGGACAGGAGGTTTTAGTAAGTAATAATGATAAAGAAGCTAGTATTAAAATCAATACAAGTACATTAGGTTTAGGAATTTATTTTCTAAATGTTACTATTTCGGATGGGAAGGTAATTAATAAAATAATTGTTAAAGAGTAA
- a CDS encoding tail fiber protein — translation MKKIIFAIGLIAGVLNFGFSQGQIHQSNGNVGVGTTEPQTKLDVVGEVKTNNGRLVLRDNSIEEWKTNGNSQIAVNFYGYNKGITQYRDFSVYNGKASRIMFVQGSTGNMDAVGEVKTNNRRLVLRDNSIEEWKTNGNSQIAINFYGYNKGITQYRDFSVYNGKASRIMFAQGSTGNIGIGTSNPDMKLTVNGNIHAEEVKIDLSVPAPDYVFAKDYNLKSIEEVEDYIIQNSHLPEIPSAKEFAQNGVMLAEMNMNLLKKIEELTLYTIQQQKEIGSLKKKNVELNSMNKKLLELQSRLEKLESEK, via the coding sequence ATGAAAAAAATAATTTTTGCAATAGGGTTGATAGCTGGAGTTCTGAATTTTGGGTTTAGTCAGGGTCAGATTCACCAATCAAATGGTAATGTTGGTGTTGGAACGACTGAGCCTCAAACAAAATTAGATGTTGTTGGAGAGGTGAAAACTAATAATGGAAGATTAGTATTGCGAGATAATTCTATTGAAGAATGGAAAACTAATGGAAATTCTCAAATAGCAGTAAATTTTTATGGTTATAACAAAGGAATAACTCAATATAGGGATTTCTCAGTTTATAATGGTAAAGCTTCAAGAATAATGTTCGTTCAGGGAAGTACGGGGAATATGGATGCTGTTGGGGAGGTAAAAACTAATAATAGAAGATTAGTATTGCGGGATAATTCTATTGAAGAATGGAAAACTAATGGAAATTCTCAAATAGCAATAAATTTTTATGGTTACAACAAAGGAATAACTCAATATAGAGATTTCTCAGTTTATAATGGTAAAGCTTCAAGAATAATGTTTGCTCAGGGAAGTACTGGGAATATTGGAATTGGGACTTCAAATCCCGATATGAAACTAACGGTAAATGGGAACATCCATGCAGAAGAGGTTAAAATTGATCTTAGTGTACCTGCGCCGGATTATGTTTTTGCAAAAGATTATAATCTAAAAAGTATAGAAGAAGTAGAGGATTATATCATACAGAATAGCCATCTTCCTGAAATACCATCAGCAAAAGAATTTGCGCAAAATGGAGTGATGTTAGCTGAGATGAATATGAATCTTCTTAAAAAGATAGAAGAGTTAACATTGTATACAATCCAGCAACAAAAAGAGATAGGAAGCCTCAAAAAAAAGAACGTTGAATTAAATTCAATGAACAAAAAACTTCTTGAACTACAATCTCGACTTGAAAAATTAGAGTCTGAAAAATAA
- a CDS encoding dihydrolipoamide acetyltransferase family protein, giving the protein MAKFELKLPKMGESVAEATITTWLKEVGDTIELDDAIVEIATDKVDSEVPSEVEGVLVEKLFDVDDVVQVGQVIAVIETEGEGAVDSTPQETTAKVEKTPKEAVVLEAQMTETTVAGNATDFSGSSKFYSPLVKNIAAAENVSLNELEAISGTGKDGRVTKNDILQFVDDRKNGKIKTAPVVQPAKEEAQAKPATPVKKQEVSKAAPVVASGEDEIIEMTRMGKLIAHHMVESVQTSAHVQSFIEADVTNIWNWRKKVKGDFMKREGENLTFTPIFMEAVAKAIRDFPMINISISGDTIIKKKNINLGMAAALPDGNLIVPVIKNADQLNLVGMTKAVNDLANRARNNALKPDDIQGGTYTVTNVGTFGSIMGTPIINQPQVAILALGAIRKVPAVIETPDGDFIGIRYKMFLSHSYDHRVVNGALGGQFVQRVKDYLEAWDVNREF; this is encoded by the coding sequence ATGGCAAAATTTGAGCTGAAACTTCCAAAAATGGGTGAGAGTGTTGCAGAGGCAACAATAACAACTTGGTTAAAAGAGGTTGGAGATACTATTGAATTAGATGATGCGATTGTTGAGATTGCAACTGATAAGGTAGATAGTGAAGTGCCTAGTGAGGTAGAAGGTGTACTGGTAGAAAAACTTTTTGATGTTGATGATGTAGTACAAGTAGGCCAAGTTATAGCTGTAATAGAAACTGAAGGTGAAGGAGCTGTAGATTCGACTCCACAAGAAACTACTGCAAAAGTTGAGAAAACTCCAAAAGAAGCAGTAGTGCTAGAAGCGCAAATGACAGAAACAACAGTAGCAGGAAATGCAACTGATTTTTCTGGAAGTAGTAAGTTTTATTCTCCATTAGTAAAAAATATTGCTGCAGCAGAAAATGTTTCACTGAATGAACTGGAAGCTATTTCGGGAACAGGTAAGGATGGTCGTGTTACCAAAAATGATATTTTACAATTTGTAGACGATCGTAAAAATGGAAAAATAAAAACAGCACCAGTTGTGCAACCTGCAAAAGAAGAAGCGCAAGCAAAACCAGCTACTCCTGTTAAAAAACAAGAGGTTTCAAAAGCAGCACCGGTAGTAGCATCAGGAGAAGATGAGATTATAGAAATGACCAGAATGGGTAAACTTATTGCACATCATATGGTTGAATCTGTACAGACTTCAGCTCATGTACAGTCATTTATAGAAGCCGATGTAACCAATATCTGGAACTGGAGAAAGAAAGTAAAAGGAGATTTCATGAAGAGAGAAGGAGAGAACCTTACGTTTACTCCTATTTTTATGGAAGCAGTTGCTAAAGCTATAAGAGATTTTCCGATGATCAATATCTCTATCTCAGGAGATACAATTATCAAAAAGAAAAATATTAACTTAGGTATGGCAGCAGCTTTACCTGATGGTAATTTGATTGTACCTGTGATCAAGAATGCAGATCAATTGAATTTGGTAGGAATGACTAAAGCAGTTAACGATCTTGCCAATAGAGCACGTAATAATGCTTTAAAACCAGATGATATACAAGGCGGTACGTATACAGTAACTAATGTAGGTACATTTGGAAGTATTATGGGTACGCCGATTATTAATCAGCCACAAGTAGCAATTCTAGCTCTTGGTGCAATTAGAAAAGTGCCAGCAGTAATTGAAACACCTGATGGAGATTTTATTGGTATTCGATATAAAATGTTCTTATCACACTCTTATGATCACAGAGTGGTTAATGGTGCACTAGGAGGACAGTTTGTACAACGTGTAAAAGATTACCTGGAAGCCTGGGATGTGAATAGAGAGTTTTAA
- the recR gene encoding recombination mediator RecR — protein MEFSSKLLENAVYEMSQLPGIGKRTALRLVLHLLRQPETQTQHLTKALGTLREDIKFCSTCHSISDTDICDICSNPVRNREIICVVEDIRDVMAIEGTGQFRGLYHVLGGKISPLDGIGPQELNISSLIEKVKSGEVKELIFALSATMEGDTTNFYMYKQLEGIPIKTSTIARGIGVNDELEYADEVTLGRSILNRIPFENALKSP, from the coding sequence ATGGAATTTTCTTCAAAATTATTAGAGAATGCGGTTTATGAAATGTCTCAATTACCAGGGATAGGAAAACGTACTGCTCTTCGATTGGTATTACATTTACTTAGACAGCCAGAAACCCAGACTCAGCACTTAACAAAAGCTTTGGGAACATTACGTGAGGATATTAAATTTTGTTCTACATGTCATAGTATTAGTGATACCGATATTTGTGATATCTGTAGTAACCCAGTTAGAAATCGTGAAATTATTTGTGTAGTTGAAGATATACGAGATGTAATGGCGATAGAAGGTACAGGTCAATTTAGAGGATTATATCACGTCTTAGGAGGTAAAATAAGCCCGTTGGATGGTATTGGCCCGCAAGAATTGAATATTAGTTCTTTGATCGAGAAAGTTAAATCTGGAGAGGTAAAAGAATTGATATTTGCATTAAGCGCAACTATGGAAGGAGATACTACCAATTTCTATATGTATAAACAATTAGAAGGAATACCTATAAAAACCTCTACTATTGCTCGGGGAATTGGTGTTAATGATGAGCTGGAATATGCAGATGAAGTTACTTTGGGAAGAAGTATACTTAATCGAATTCCTTTTGAGAATGCATTAAAAAGTCCTTGA
- a CDS encoding GNAT family N-acetyltransferase encodes MKKIYVRKATPKDIEWINNTYQSIDFVVSDFNAEYIAIAKIEGVKCGLGRVVNIDKNNLELGGMYVLDQFRGMGIAEKIILHLLKNYEQHKKIWCLPFEHLQPFYNRFGFLDQKTHDYKIPDKIYAKHKWCNQNYNKDVLLLVK; translated from the coding sequence ATGAAAAAAATATATGTTAGAAAGGCTACACCAAAAGATATAGAATGGATAAACAACACCTATCAAAGTATAGATTTTGTAGTATCAGATTTTAATGCTGAATATATTGCTATTGCAAAAATTGAAGGTGTAAAATGTGGGCTGGGAAGAGTTGTCAATATTGATAAAAACAACTTAGAATTAGGAGGAATGTATGTATTAGATCAATTTAGAGGAATGGGAATTGCAGAAAAGATCATCCTTCATTTATTAAAAAATTATGAACAACATAAAAAAATATGGTGTCTTCCTTTTGAACATCTTCAACCATTTTATAACAGATTTGGTTTTCTAGATCAAAAAACACATGATTACAAAATTCCTGATAAAATATACGCTAAACACAAATGGTGTAATCAAAATTATAATAAGGATGTACTTTTATTAGTTAAGTAA
- a CDS encoding cob(I)yrinic acid a,c-diamide adenosyltransferase, with amino-acid sequence MKIYTKTGDKGTTALFGGTRVPKHHIRIDSYGTVDELNSHIGLIRDQKIDELSKKILINIQDKLFTVGAVLATDPEKAILKSGQKRLNIPTISTEDIELLEKEIDSMNESLPPMTHFVLPGGHQTVSFCHIARCVCRRAERLATALYEINPFEETTLHYLNRLSDYLFVLARKLSNDLKAEEIEWIPKKNS; translated from the coding sequence ATGAAAATATATACTAAAACAGGTGACAAAGGAACTACTGCTCTTTTTGGTGGTACCAGAGTACCCAAGCACCATATCCGTATTGACAGTTATGGTACTGTTGATGAACTTAATTCGCATATAGGACTTATCAGAGATCAAAAAATTGACGAGCTAAGTAAAAAAATATTAATCAATATACAGGATAAACTTTTTACAGTTGGAGCAGTTTTAGCAACTGACCCTGAAAAGGCTATATTAAAAAGCGGGCAAAAACGACTAAATATACCTACAATTTCTACAGAAGACATCGAATTACTAGAAAAAGAAATCGATAGCATGAACGAATCTTTACCGCCAATGACACATTTTGTATTGCCTGGAGGGCATCAAACCGTGTCATTCTGTCATATTGCTCGCTGTGTATGCCGAAGAGCAGAGCGTTTGGCAACAGCATTGTATGAAATAAACCCTTTTGAAGAAACAACACTGCACTACTTAAACCGACTATCTGACTATCTTTTTGTACTGGCACGAAAGTTGTCGAACGATCTTAAAGCAGAAGAAATTGAATGGATTCCTAAAAAGAATTCTTAA
- a CDS encoding DUF2795 domain-containing protein, whose translation MYWTLELASYLSDAPWPATKDELIDYAIRTGAPLEVVENLQAIEDEGDSYDSIEEIWPDYPTDEDYLWNEDEY comes from the coding sequence ATGTATTGGACTTTAGAATTAGCATCTTATTTAAGTGATGCACCTTGGCCAGCTACAAAAGACGAGTTAATAGATTATGCAATTCGTACTGGAGCACCTCTGGAGGTTGTAGAAAATCTACAAGCAATTGAAGATGAAGGAGATTCATATGACTCTATAGAGGAAATATGGCCAGATTATCCTACTGACGAAGATTATCTTTGGAATGAGGATGAATATTAA
- the secA gene encoding preprotein translocase subunit SecA — protein MGILDSVLKVFVGDKSKKDIKEIQPKVELVKQAEKALEGLSHDELRAKTVDFKNRINEARTEINAKIEALTEEANNTEDIDRKEDIYVEIDKLKEEAYETTEKALNDILPEAFAVIKETAKRFANNESIKVTASAYDRELSGTRDHITLDDEQAIWATSWDAAGKEVKWDMIHYDVQLVGGITLHEGNVAEMQTGEGKTLVATLPVYLNALSGNGVHLVTVNDYLARRDSEWMAPIFQFHGLTVDCIDNHRPNSAERRAAYNADITYGTNNEFGFDYLRDNMSHAPEDLVQRPHNYAIIDEVDSVLIDDARTPLIISGPIPKGDVHEFDELKPKIADIVSVQQKYLTTVLAEAKKLIAAGDVKEGGFKLLQVYRGIPKNKALIKFLSEEGVKMLLQKTENFYMQDNNREMHKIDADLYYVIEEKNNQIDLTDKGVDYLSGKDDPDFFVLPQIGMEIAKIEGLELSKEAEAEKKEDLFREYSVKSERIHTLRQLLKAYSLFEKDVEYVVMDNKVKIVDEQTGRIMDGRRYSDGLHQAIEAKENVKIEDATQTFATVTLQNYFRMYGKLSGMTGTAVTEAGELWEIYKLDVVEIPTNRPIARKDMEDLVYKTKREKYNAVIEQVTELSRAGRPVLIGTTSVEISELLGRMLTIRKVPHNVLNAKLHKKEADIVAEAGYAGVVTIATNMAGRGTDIKLSDEVKAAGGLAIVGTERHDSRRVDRQLRGRAGRQGDPGSSQFYVSLEDNLMRLFGSERIAKMMDRMGLKEGEVIQHSMISKSIERAQKKVEENNFGVRKRLLEYDDVMNAQREVVYKRRYHALFGERLRVDIANMIYDTVEVITEGNKAAQDFKNFEFELIRYFSMSSPISAEEFEKMDSLKIAGEIYKVAYEHYQDKMKRNADAAYPVIKQVYEDPASKYERILVPFTDGVKSINVATDLQKAYESEGKQLITDFEKNITLAIIDDAWKTHLRKMDELKQSVQLAVHEQKDPLLIYKFEAFELFKAMIEEVNKDVISFLFKGELPTGDTQDISEARQVRRKENLETSKEEIPNMDERAAQNRAAGQTQDRPQVTETIVREQPKIGRNDRVTIKHVMSGENKTVKYKQAIPLIEKGEWVLVNE, from the coding sequence ATGGGAATTTTAGATTCTGTATTAAAAGTATTTGTTGGAGATAAGTCCAAAAAAGATATCAAAGAAATTCAACCAAAGGTTGAATTGGTAAAGCAAGCAGAAAAGGCTCTTGAAGGCCTTTCTCATGATGAATTGCGTGCCAAAACTGTTGATTTTAAAAATAGAATAAATGAAGCTCGCACAGAAATCAATGCTAAAATAGAAGCGCTTACCGAGGAAGCCAACAACACAGAAGATATCGATAGAAAAGAAGATATATATGTTGAAATCGATAAGCTAAAAGAAGAAGCATATGAAACTACAGAAAAAGCATTAAACGATATTCTTCCTGAAGCTTTTGCCGTTATAAAAGAAACTGCTAAGCGTTTTGCTAATAATGAATCAATAAAAGTTACGGCTTCTGCTTATGACCGAGAACTTTCTGGCACCAGAGATCACATCACTCTTGATGATGAGCAAGCCATTTGGGCAACAAGCTGGGATGCTGCTGGTAAAGAAGTAAAATGGGATATGATCCATTACGATGTACAGCTTGTTGGTGGTATTACACTACACGAAGGAAACGTAGCAGAGATGCAAACAGGAGAAGGTAAAACTCTGGTTGCAACACTCCCGGTATACCTTAATGCTTTATCTGGTAATGGTGTTCACCTGGTAACAGTAAACGACTATCTTGCCCGTCGAGATAGTGAATGGATGGCTCCAATTTTTCAGTTCCACGGACTTACCGTAGATTGTATTGATAATCACAGACCTAATTCTGCAGAACGTAGAGCGGCCTATAATGCAGATATTACTTACGGAACCAATAATGAATTTGGTTTTGATTATCTACGTGATAATATGTCTCATGCCCCAGAAGACCTGGTACAGCGCCCTCACAATTATGCGATTATAGATGAAGTAGATTCTGTGCTAATTGATGATGCGCGTACACCATTGATTATTTCTGGACCTATACCAAAAGGAGATGTACACGAATTTGATGAGTTAAAGCCTAAAATTGCCGATATCGTTTCGGTACAACAAAAATATCTTACTACTGTTTTAGCTGAAGCAAAAAAATTAATTGCAGCAGGTGATGTCAAAGAAGGAGGGTTTAAGTTACTACAAGTATATCGAGGGATTCCTAAAAATAAAGCTTTAATTAAGTTTTTAAGTGAGGAAGGAGTAAAAATGCTACTTCAAAAGACAGAAAACTTCTATATGCAGGATAATAACAGAGAAATGCATAAGATTGATGCAGATCTGTACTACGTAATAGAAGAGAAAAACAATCAGATAGATCTTACTGATAAAGGTGTAGATTATCTTTCAGGAAAAGATGATCCGGATTTCTTCGTACTACCACAAATTGGTATGGAAATAGCTAAAATTGAAGGTTTAGAATTATCAAAAGAAGCAGAAGCAGAAAAGAAAGAAGATCTTTTTAGAGAGTATAGTGTAAAAAGTGAACGCATTCATACCCTACGTCAACTATTAAAAGCATATTCTTTATTCGAAAAGGATGTAGAATATGTGGTGATGGATAATAAAGTAAAAATTGTTGACGAGCAGACGGGGCGTATTATGGATGGACGTCGATACAGTGATGGATTACACCAAGCCATTGAAGCCAAAGAAAATGTAAAGATCGAAGATGCAACGCAGACTTTTGCTACAGTAACACTTCAGAATTATTTCCGTATGTACGGTAAATTATCTGGTATGACAGGTACTGCAGTAACAGAAGCAGGAGAACTTTGGGAAATCTACAAACTGGATGTAGTAGAAATACCAACCAACCGACCAATTGCCAGAAAGGATATGGAAGATTTGGTATACAAAACCAAACGTGAAAAATATAATGCCGTAATAGAACAAGTTACAGAATTATCCCGTGCAGGAAGACCTGTACTAATCGGTACTACTTCTGTAGAAATTTCTGAACTATTAGGGCGAATGCTTACGATTCGTAAAGTACCTCATAATGTATTGAATGCGAAACTTCATAAAAAAGAAGCCGATATTGTTGCCGAAGCTGGTTATGCAGGTGTAGTAACTATCGCTACCAATATGGCCGGTCGTGGTACTGATATTAAATTATCTGATGAAGTAAAAGCTGCTGGTGGACTTGCAATCGTAGGTACAGAACGTCATGATTCTCGTCGTGTAGACAGACAGTTGCGTGGTCGTGCCGGTCGACAAGGAGATCCAGGAAGCTCTCAGTTCTATGTATCACTAGAAGACAATCTAATGCGTCTATTTGGTTCTGAGCGTATTGCCAAAATGATGGACAGAATGGGGCTAAAAGAAGGTGAGGTTATACAGCATTCTATGATTTCTAAATCTATCGAAAGAGCCCAGAAAAAGGTAGAAGAAAACAACTTCGGTGTTCGTAAACGATTATTAGAGTATGATGATGTAATGAATGCTCAGCGTGAAGTTGTATACAAACGTCGTTATCATGCATTGTTTGGAGAACGTCTGCGTGTAGATATCGCCAATATGATCTATGACACTGTAGAAGTAATCACAGAAGGAAATAAAGCCGCTCAGGACTTTAAAAATTTCGAATTCGAATTGATTCGATATTTCTCTATGAGTAGTCCGATTTCTGCAGAAGAATTCGAAAAAATGGATTCTCTAAAAATCGCAGGAGAGATTTACAAAGTTGCATACGAGCATTATCAGGATAAAATGAAACGTAATGCAGATGCTGCCTATCCAGTTATAAAGCAAGTATACGAAGATCCTGCCAGTAAGTATGAAAGAATTTTAGTGCCATTTACGGATGGAGTGAAAAGTATAAATGTTGCTACCGATTTGCAAAAAGCATATGAGTCTGAAGGGAAGCAGCTAATTACCGATTTCGAGAAAAATATTACTCTTGCCATTATTGATGATGCCTGGAAAACACATCTTCGTAAAATGGATGAGTTAAAACAAAGTGTACAGCTAGCCGTTCATGAACAAAAAGATCCTTTATTAATCTATAAGTTTGAAGCTTTTGAATTGTTCAAAGCCATGATCGAAGAGGTGAATAAAGATGTTATTTCATTTTTATTTAAAGGAGAATTACCTACAGGTGATACACAAGATATTTCTGAAGCTCGCCAAGTACGAAGAAAAGAGAATCTCGAAACTTCTAAAGAAGAAATTCCTAATATGGATGAGCGTGCGGCACAAAATAGAGCTGCAGGACAAACACAAGATAGGCCTCAGGTTACTGAAACTATTGTACGAGAGCAACCAAAAATTGGACGTAATGATAGAGTAACCATCAAACATGTAATGAGTGGAGAAAATAAAACCGTGAAATACAAACAAGCAATCCCACTAATCGAAAAAGGAGAATGGGTGCTTGTGAATGAATAA
- a CDS encoding type IV pili methyl-accepting chemotaxis transducer N-terminal domain-containing protein, whose translation MKNKRKTPRSIMILFVIGLVYTSTLSLHAQLNDKYGSLSFNNAINVSGKQRMLTQKMSKAYLFLLNNADDMKVKRDLLSSKVIFEEQNRVLLQNTKFKGTIEKLTKVNELWKKFKALLEAQPSYEKAKKIIETNTELLKATNAVVSSIILESKNSFQSMKGDMSESHLIEDKLELEKVINISGRQRMLSQRLAFYYYANQMELKNKNSSQMLNNAFHELDGAINKLLISKFNTPEIDEKIGLTFSQWNMIKKNRGKLSNQEFKGEEIYKMSNELTRLFNDITYMYEKVKI comes from the coding sequence ATGAAAAACAAAAGAAAAACCCCCAGATCAATAATGATTTTATTTGTGATAGGATTAGTGTATACTAGTACATTAAGCCTTCATGCGCAACTCAACGATAAATATGGATCATTATCATTTAACAACGCTATTAATGTTTCAGGTAAGCAACGTATGCTTACTCAAAAAATGTCTAAAGCATATTTATTTTTACTTAATAATGCTGATGATATGAAGGTAAAAAGAGACCTATTGTCGAGTAAGGTTATTTTTGAAGAACAAAATCGTGTTCTTTTACAGAATACCAAGTTTAAAGGGACTATTGAAAAGTTAACTAAAGTTAATGAATTATGGAAAAAGTTTAAAGCACTGCTAGAAGCGCAACCGAGTTATGAAAAAGCAAAAAAAATAATAGAAACAAATACAGAACTTCTTAAAGCTACCAATGCGGTGGTGTCTTCTATTATTTTGGAATCTAAAAACTCTTTTCAAAGTATGAAAGGAGATATGAGTGAATCTCATTTAATTGAAGATAAATTAGAATTAGAGAAGGTTATAAATATATCAGGAAGACAGCGAATGCTTTCACAACGATTGGCGTTTTATTATTATGCGAATCAAATGGAATTAAAAAATAAGAACTCTTCTCAAATGCTTAATAACGCTTTCCATGAATTAGATGGAGCAATTAACAAGCTTTTGATATCTAAGTTTAATACTCCAGAAATTGATGAAAAAATTGGATTGACTTTTTCTCAATGGAACATGATCAAAAAAAATAGAGGTAAATTAAGTAATCAAGAGTTTAAGGGTGAAGAAATCTATAAAATGAGTAACGAACTTACCCGATTATTCAATGATATAACATATATGTACGAGAAAGTAAAAATATAA